CGAAGGCCCGGGCCTCGCCCCGGCGCAGGACGACCCGGGCGCCTATGATTCACAGGAAGAAGACGACGCCAAGAAAGACGTCTCCGCCGACGACGTGTTCCGCGACTTCAGCTGATCGAAGCGTACAAATCGAATTGGAAGCCGGCGCCGTGAAGGCGCCGGCTTTTTCATGTCCGGCATGGTCCTGGCTGGTCCGGCACAGCCGTGACCTGGTCCGGTATGATCCGGTTTAGTCCCTGCGTCGTCGCCCTTAAGCTTGCCGCAGGAACACATACCAGGCACCGGACCCGCCATGCCTCGGATGGGACTCGGAATAGCCTGAGACGAGCGCACGCGCCGCCGGCATCTCCAGCCAGCGCAGGAAATTGCGGCGCAGAACGCCCTCCCCGCCCTTCCCCTTGCCTGTGATGACCAGTACGCAGCGCGCGCCTTCCGCCTGTTTGCGGGCCAGGAACTCCGGCAGCGCTGCCTCAGCGGAGATCTGGGTATGACCATGCAGGTCGAACCGTCCTGCGAGTTCCAGCTTGCCCCGGCGCACGCGTTTCTCGTTCGCCCGGTTCTGAGGCGGAGCGGGAGATTTCACGGCTTTGGTGGCGGGTTTCTCTGGCGGCAGTGCCACCGATTTCGCCTTGCCGTGACGCAGGACCGGTTCACCGTGTTCCAGTGCATCAATGAAAGTGTCGATATCGTCTGTCTTCGGACCGATCGGCTTTACCGTCCGCGCAACGCGGGCCCAGGCGCGGGCTTCGTCAGGGGTCAGGCGGCGGTGGCTCATGCCCGCCCCTTACGGCGCCGCCGGGGCCATGTCGAGACTGGCATATCCTTCGGCCCGCATCCGTTCTGCCACCGCGCGCGGCAGGAGAACCCAAAGACGACCGGGCGCGTTCATCGTTCCCGCCCGCTCGCCCGCTTCCGGTCCGGTGCCGAAATAGATATCGCCGCGCACCGGGCCCTTGATCGCGCCGCCGGTATCCTGCGCAATCAGGAGGCCGGACCAGTCGCCGCCCAGCCCCGGCGCTGTGGTCTGAACGAACATGGGCACACCCAGGGGATGAAGGCTCGTATCGACCGCCATGGAGCCCAACGGTGTCAGTGGAACACCTTCCGCCCCGGCAGGACCCAGCGAGGGGTCGCCCTCAGCCTCGGCCCGGAAGAAAACAAATCGGGGATTCTGGTTCATCGCCATGCGCGTTTCGGCCGGGCCCGCGCGGTTCATCCAGGCCCGGATGCCCTGCATGCTGGCCTCCCCTCTGGAAATGCGCCCGGTACGGATCAGCCAGTTGGCGGTGGATTTGAACTTGTGCCCGTTATGCGCCGCATAAACCGCGCGCATCGTGGTTCCATCCGGAAAACGGAGACGGCCAGATCCCTGGATCTGAAGGAAGAACACATCGGCCGGGTGGGCATAGGCAATCGCCTGCACGCCCGACGTGGTAATCTGTGCCCGCGCCGGATATGGCCGGGTCCTTCCGTCCGGCAGGCGTTGAAGCGGTTTGCCATTGTTCGGGATCAGGTCTGCCGGCAAGGCCGGGACAGGCTCGGTAAATGGCGGGGTCGGCGTCCGCCGGGCGTCATATGTTGGCTCGAAATAGCCCGTGAACTTCCGCGCGCCATCGGGCGGGATCACTTCGATCGGGACAAACACCCGCTCGATCAGGGCCCGGGCCTCTTCGTCGCTGCGCGCGGCTGACAGGGCGCCGCAAGGTTCTGCCCAATCTTCCACGCGCCCCGCCCAGGGTGCCGATCCGGAAAGGGCCGACGTCAGGTTCAGGTTCGAGAATTTCTCGCAGGAGCGCTTGAAAGCGCTGACAGCGGCTTCAAGCTTTACAGCCGGCCAGTTCGGCAAGTCAGAAAAGGCGGCAGGCGTTTCCCAGGCCGGAAGTTGCGAGGATTCCACCGGTGGCGGCGTCTCCGGCTGCGGAATTGTCATCACCTTGATCGGTGCAGGCTGGGTCTGGCAAGCGGCCAGCAGGACCAGGAGGGCAAACGAACGGAAACGCGACCACATTCACGCTTTATGGCGTGGTTCCGGCGGAAGTGTCACCCTGAAAAATTCTGGCAACTGGCCTTAGCTCGCGACCTCGACATCATCGAGAATCCAGTTCGGATCATTCTCCTGAACGTTCCGCATGAACGTCCAGATTTCCTTCGCTGTGCGCGTCATTTCGCCGTCTCCGAGCTCTGCCTCGTAGCGCACGGAAACACGCGCGATGGCCCCATCCAGCTCAGCGCTTTCGATTTCGGCCTTGCGGATGCGCAACAGTTCAAAGGTTGGCTGGTCTGGCTGGCGCGCGGCGATGGCCGCGTCCCACGCCTCATAGACATCGTCGTCCAGCATCGGGCGGAGCTTGTCGCGGTCGCCCCGGGCAAAGGCCGAAACGATGATTTCATACGCCGCGCGTGCGCCTCTCATGAAGGCAGGTGTGCTGAAGCTCCGGTCAGCATTGTAGATTTCTTCCAGTCCGCCGGCAGCAGGACCTGTAAAAATCGGCTGGTCGGCATGCGCCAGCGCTTCATCCTTGGCTTTGGGCTGACCGGGCGCATCCTCCCCGGCAGTTGCCGGAGACGGGCGGCTGACAGGGTTGTCATTGTCACCCTTGCCGAGCGCAAAATAGAGGCGCGACAGGACAAACAGCGCAACAGCTGCCAGGATCATGACTTGCATCACGGGGTCCATTGGTGGTGGCGTGTCCTTGCATTCGTGTTCAGTCAGCCCTCAAGATAGGGCCGACGGGCCTGCAGTGCCAGTGATACATTGCGCGTTAAGGGGCCGCATGCTAGCGCCCGCCCCGTAGAGTTGGGAGGTAGACATGACCGATACAAGTGCCCCGCAGGCACCAAATGAAGGCCAGAACGGCGCGACCCCGGCGGGTCTGCGCGTCCTCGCCCAGTACGTGAAGGACCTGTCCTTCGAAAATCCGGGCCATTCTCCGGTACAGTCACAGCCGAATATCGATCTGGGCATTGATGTCGGCGCAACGCCGCATGCCGACGGCAACGGGCTTTACGAAGTTTCGCTGAAATTGTCGGCCAAGGCCGTCGCTGACGGCACTGTCCTGTTCATTACCGAGCTCGACTATGCCGGCCTCTTCCAGCTGCAAAATGTGCCACAAGCCCAGCTTGAGCCGCTGCTTCTGATCGAATGCCCGCGTCTTCTGTTCCCGTTCGCCCGCCGCATCGTGGCGGAAATCACGCGTGAAGGCGGTTTCCCGCCGCTGCTGATAGATCCGGTGGATTTCGTGCAGCTTTACCAGCAGCAATATCGCCGGGCGCAGGAAGCCGCAGCCGATTCCGGGCAGACGCCACCAGTTCAGGACGCGTAACGCTTCCAGAAAGCTTCATCGCCAAGGCCGCTCACGAAGGTTTCGTGGGCGGCTTTTTCGTCTTCGGTCAGACGCGAGCCGAGCGGTTTGGGCCGCTGGCGCGCCGGCAGAATTTCACCAACTTCTTCGGTTTCAACAACCGCCTCGAACGAGAACGCCCGTGCCCGGCCGCCCAGGAGTTCCAGGTAAACTGCCGCCAGCAACTGGCTATCCAGAAGGGCGCCGTGGAATGTCCGGCTTTCGAGAGAAATGTCGAAACGCTTGCACAGCGCGTCGAGGCTGGCCGGGGCACCCGGAAACTTGCGGCGGGCCATGGCAGCCGTATCAACCCAGCGGTCATCCGGGACAGGGTCGCGCCCACAGCGGCCGAGTTCCATGTTGAGGAAGCCCCGGTCGAAGCTTGCATTGTGAGCCACAAGCGTCGCATCGCCAATAAACTCGAGAAAGGCATCGATGACTTCGGGCGCCTCGAAGGGTGGCGCATCCTTCAGGTCATCATCGGTAAGCCCGGTAATGCGGACCGTATCGGCGGAAACGGCGCGTCCCGGATTGATCAGCGTCCGGAAGGTGCGGCCGGACGGAATGTGGTTGATCATCTCCACGGCGCCCAGCTCGATAATGCGGTCGCCATCTTCCGGCTTGAGGCCTGTCGTCTCGGTATCGAATGCAATCTCGCGGATCTGACTCATGCGTTATCCCCTACGGCCTTGCGATTCATCAGGGCCACTATGGCGCGAACATGATCGTGTGCAAACTCGAATCCATGCGCTGTCGACAGGATAAAGTCGGCTTTTGCCCGCTTCTCCGCATCTGGCACCTGGCGGGCCAGAATGGCCTCGAACGTCTCCGCCGTCACACCCGGACGAGACAGCACACGGTCGCGCTGCACCTCGGGCGGCGCTGTAACGACCAGGACATAATCGCAATAGCCGGAGCCGCCTGTCTCGTACAGCAAGGGAATATCCAGCACCGCGAAGGCCGCGCCGGACTTTCTGGCGGCTTCACGGAAGTCTTGTTGCGCGGCGCCGGCCAGCGGATGGACGATGCTTTCAAGCTGCTTCATCGCGGCGGTATCGTTCAGTACACGTTCGCGCAACAGCGTCCGGTCGATCGCGCCCTCCACCTTCACGCCCGGAAAGGCCGCTTCGACGGGATCCACTGCGGCGCCGTCCTTCTGGTAGAGTTGGTGGACAGCTGCATCGGCATCGTAAACCGGGACACCTTCGTCCCGGAATAGAGTTGCCGTTGCAGATTTGCCCATGCCGATCGAACCGGTGAGACCAAGAATGATCACGTCGTCGCCTCCACGAGTTTGCGGCAATGCGCGAGCGCTTCCTTCGTGTCCGGCAATACGCCGAACCAGTGCTCAAAACTGTAGGCAGCTTGCGCTACCAGCATGCCAAGCCCGTCCATTGGCTGCCAGTTCTTGGCCAGCGCTTCAGCACGGATTGCGGCGGCGGGCTTTCCGTAAGAAATATCGTAGAAATATTGTCCTGTGGCCTCGGGCAATTCAAGGCTCTTGCCTGAATGGCCAAGGCTGAGCGTGTTGATCACGACATCGGCAGTGGCCGCTTGCGAGATCCCCTCCTCCAGAGAGCAGATCTCGGCTGTGATTCCTGTTTCCGAGACCAGCGCTTTCGCGCGCTCGCGCGTGCGGTTGGCAATCGTAATCTCGGCACGCAAATCCATCAGGCTGATCGCGACTGCACGGGCAGAACCACCCGCACCTAGCAAGGTCACCCGGGATCCGGCAACTTCGATCCCGGCGTCCAACAGGCTCCGCACAAAGCCCGGCGCATCGGTGTTCTCCGCACGCCAGCCCCCCTGCTCCCGTCGGACCAACGTATTTGCCGCGCCAATGCGGCGCGCAATGTCGCTTGTCTCATCCGCCAGGGCGAGCGCATCTTCCTTATGCGGAAGCGTGATATTGAAGCCGAGCGCCTCTCGCTGTGACAGGGTTTCAAGCGCGTGTTCGAGCTCGCCCCGTTTAACTTGCAGAGCTTCATAGGTCGCATCGAATCCGTGTTCACGGATCCACATTTTGTGGATCACGGGAGACAGGGAATGCGAAACCGGATCGCCGATGACACCGAGCAGCCAGGTCATGTTTTCAGGACGCCTCTTATGCGGAGATAGTCGAGCAAGGGCAGCAGCGGCAGACCGAGAATGGAAAAGTAATCCCCCTCGATTTTGTTAAACAGCTGCGCGCCAAGGCCTTCCAGCTGATAGGCACCAACGGTCGACAGAAGCGGCTCACCCACCTTGTCGACATAGTCTTCGATGAACTCCTCGCTGAGCGAACGCATGGTCAGCCGAGGCCGCGCGAGATGGCGCCAGACAGGTTGCCCGTTTTCACAAACGACAATCGCAGTTTCGAGCGTGTGGGCCTTTCCGGACAGTTTGCGGAGATGATCACGCGCGCCATCCAGATCCTTTGGCTTGTCGAACGCTTCATCGCCGAGCGCCAGCATCTGGTCACCGCCAATCACAAGACCCGGCTGGCGTTGGGACACTTTTGCCGACTTGAGTTCTGCCAGGCGCATCGCCTGATCGCGCACAGAGACGCCTTCGGCGCGCAACCCGGCTTTCATGGCATCTTCGTCGACATTCGGGCGGACAGCGGCGGCTTCGACGCCTGCAGATTCCAGCAGGCGGCGCCGGCTTTCACTTCCCGATGCC
This is a stretch of genomic DNA from Hyphomonas adhaerens MHS-3. It encodes these proteins:
- the dnaQ gene encoding DNA polymerase III subunit epsilon, yielding MREIAFDTETTGLKPEDGDRIIELGAVEMINHIPSGRTFRTLINPGRAVSADTVRITGLTDDDLKDAPPFEAPEVIDAFLEFIGDATLVAHNASFDRGFLNMELGRCGRDPVPDDRWVDTAAMARRKFPGAPASLDALCKRFDISLESRTFHGALLDSQLLAAVYLELLGGRARAFSFEAVVETEEVGEILPARQRPKPLGSRLTEDEKAAHETFVSGLGDEAFWKRYAS
- the coaE gene encoding dephospho-CoA kinase (Dephospho-CoA kinase (CoaE) performs the final step in coenzyme A biosynthesis.) — its product is MIILGLTGSIGMGKSATATLFRDEGVPVYDADAAVHQLYQKDGAAVDPVEAAFPGVKVEGAIDRTLLRERVLNDTAAMKQLESIVHPLAGAAQQDFREAARKSGAAFAVLDIPLLYETGGSGYCDYVLVVTAPPEVQRDRVLSRPGVTAETFEAILARQVPDAEKRAKADFILSTAHGFEFAHDHVRAIVALMNRKAVGDNA
- a CDS encoding murein transglycosylase A; translated protein: MWSRFRSFALLVLLAACQTQPAPIKVMTIPQPETPPPVESSQLPAWETPAAFSDLPNWPAVKLEAAVSAFKRSCEKFSNLNLTSALSGSAPWAGRVEDWAEPCGALSAARSDEEARALIERVFVPIEVIPPDGARKFTGYFEPTYDARRTPTPPFTEPVPALPADLIPNNGKPLQRLPDGRTRPYPARAQITTSGVQAIAYAHPADVFFLQIQGSGRLRFPDGTTMRAVYAAHNGHKFKSTANWLIRTGRISRGEASMQGIRAWMNRAGPAETRMAMNQNPRFVFFRAEAEGDPSLGPAGAEGVPLTPLGSMAVDTSLHPLGVPMFVQTTAPGLGGDWSGLLIAQDTGGAIKGPVRGDIYFGTGPEAGERAGTMNAPGRLWVLLPRAVAERMRAEGYASLDMAPAAP
- the aroE gene encoding shikimate dehydrogenase, translating into MTWLLGVIGDPVSHSLSPVIHKMWIREHGFDATYEALQVKRGELEHALETLSQREALGFNITLPHKEDALALADETSDIARRIGAANTLVRREQGGWRAENTDAPGFVRSLLDAGIEVAGSRVTLLGAGGSARAVAISLMDLRAEITIANRTRERAKALVSETGITAEICSLEEGISQAATADVVINTLSLGHSGKSLELPEATGQYFYDISYGKPAAAIRAEALAKNWQPMDGLGMLVAQAAYSFEHWFGVLPDTKEALAHCRKLVEATT
- a CDS encoding Tim44/TimA family putative adaptor protein, which codes for MILAAVALFVLSRLYFALGKGDNDNPVSRPSPATAGEDAPGQPKAKDEALAHADQPIFTGPAAGGLEEIYNADRSFSTPAFMRGARAAYEIIVSAFARGDRDKLRPMLDDDVYEAWDAAIAARQPDQPTFELLRIRKAEIESAELDGAIARVSVRYEAELGDGEMTRTAKEIWTFMRNVQENDPNWILDDVEVAS
- a CDS encoding Maf family protein; its protein translation is MSLDIVLASGSESRRRLLESAGVEAAAVRPNVDEDAMKAGLRAEGVSVRDQAMRLAELKSAKVSQRQPGLVIGGDQMLALGDEAFDKPKDLDGARDHLRKLSGKAHTLETAIVVCENGQPVWRHLARPRLTMRSLSEEFIEDYVDKVGEPLLSTVGAYQLEGLGAQLFNKIEGDYFSILGLPLLPLLDYLRIRGVLKT
- the secB gene encoding protein-export chaperone SecB, translated to MTDTSAPQAPNEGQNGATPAGLRVLAQYVKDLSFENPGHSPVQSQPNIDLGIDVGATPHADGNGLYEVSLKLSAKAVADGTVLFITELDYAGLFQLQNVPQAQLEPLLLIECPRLLFPFARRIVAEITREGGFPPLLIDPVDFVQLYQQQYRRAQEAAADSGQTPPVQDA
- a CDS encoding Smr/MutS family protein, with the protein product MSHRRLTPDEARAWARVARTVKPIGPKTDDIDTFIDALEHGEPVLRHGKAKSVALPPEKPATKAVKSPAPPQNRANEKRVRRGKLELAGRFDLHGHTQISAEAALPEFLARKQAEGARCVLVITGKGKGGEGVLRRNFLRWLEMPAARALVSGYSESHPRHGGSGAWYVFLRQA